CCTTCATCTTCCTGCTCCCGTCTCCCCTCTCCGCCTGCCTGTGCCGCCCCTGCCCTGTCCTTGCCTGCTGCTCGCCCACCCTCTGTGCTCCTGGTTAGCTTCCGCCCTCCTGTCTCCCCACACCCCCCTCCTCCTACTTACCCGTTTTTGTGCAGCCCTTTCTGGGTCTCCCCCGGCCTCACTCCGCCTTGGTGACCAGTCAGCCTCTCCCAGGTTCCCCGGGCTCAggctccctctgcctctcccacctctcctccccccATCTCCATCTTTCAGTCTTTTGATTCCAGGTGGATGTCCTTGTCCCTTGGCTGGCTGGCTGCCATGCCATCTCTGTTTGCACCTGCTCTCTGTTTTGCTAAGTCTCTCCCACCTTCATCTCACCTTGGAGTCTTTCTGCACTCCTTCCCCATGTCTGCCCCTGGgtgtcccctcttccctggtctgggaccttctcctccccctctgtCACTCTGGGCTCCGCATgtacctcctcctctccctctccctgtgtcCCTCTGGACCGCCAGCAATCCCCATCCCTTCCTGCAGCACCTCCTGGACCAGGCCCCCCCTCCCTTCCAGAGCAGCAGCCACCAGCCTCTGCGTCCCACTCCTACGATGACGACCCAGCCCTCCTGGGGCCTGGACACGCACAGCAGGGCAACAGGCTGAGCGCAGCTGGCCTCGAAGAAGCCCTGCGCTGGACCCCCGAGCCTGAgggggaggcagagggcaggTGAGCACTGGGCCCACCTCCACCGCCCCTGCAGGCAGTAGAGGGACCTCAATTACAGGGTCACCCCACAAGTTTCTGGGGATAGTGGAGGGGATCCATCTCCTCTAAATTCCACCTGCTCAACATACATCAGACGCCAGCCCCATGTTCCAAGTGAGGTGGGGgcagaagggctgggggtggccaCGAGGCTCCAGGGCTGCAGGCTCAGCTGGGCTGGCTTCCGGCAGCAGGAACCTCTGGGTGCGGGTGACAGAAAACTCCACCCAGAAGAGGCTTAGGTTTCCAGTTCAGAggctgcagttcagtggtagagcacttgcctagcacgcataaGGAGACTTGTTGTTCCATTtaagttttcatatatatatatatatatattttttttttttgggggggggttctaTACAAGGGACACTGGGACATAATGggtttaatataattattgagaGGCCCATAAGTATTTGTTAAACTCcccttctgtgtcctctgttcaaTTAATCAGATATatctttttgaattttcattttaactgaGCTTTTGattttagcattaggatttttTTTGTAGGGCCAGAGGTGTCCCTCCGTGGCCGAGCACCTGCCTAGTGTGCCCGAGACCCCTCCCTAGTGTGcccgagaccctgggtttgatcactgGCAGCACACACGAGGGGTGGGGCCCGGGAGCTCTGGGAATCGTAATGCACGCCCTCGAGCTTTTCTCCGTCTACTTAGCATTACTACTGGGTTCACTTCACCTAAAACAGAAAGTCTGAAGTCACTGACATCCATTATATGTCCATTTGTGCTTCCTGACCATCCTTTATACTAATGCACAGTTTTAAACTTTCCCTAAGTGGCTACTTTCCGGTTCCCTCTAGGACCTTAGGAGAGgtggggttttttggtttgtttttgaggGAGGGGGTTCATAGCTCGAGCTGCGCATGGTAACACACGCCTGTAGGctcagctgctggggaggctgaggcaggaggatggcttgagcccaggagctggaggctGCTTTGGCCAACagagtgagaccccatctcaaaaaaaaaaaaaaaaaaattgaggaagcGACAGGTGGGAGCCTCCTGGGGGCAGGTGTGGGAAGGGGACAGGGCTGGGCCCCAGGAGCCTGGCAGCCCCTAGGGAGTGTCTCCTTCTCTCCTGGACAGCCAGAGCGGTTTCTCTTCCTAACGGCCACCACACTCGAAGCAGGATGGCGCCATCTGCCTGCCTGGTCCCTGTCAGCCCGTGACTCTGCCTGGCAGGGGTCCGCCCCAGCCCCCTGTGACCCTGCCTCCAGTCTGGTGGACAGAATGACGGAACCTGCCCGCCCTAGGATGGGGAGTCCTGAGCATGGTAGGGGACGGCTGGAGTGGCTGGGGTCCCCGAGCACCCGGCCTCCACAGCTGCAGGTGGACATCCAGGTGCCCACTCCCAGCTCTGGGTTGGGGCCACAGCCTGACATTCTGCTCCTGGGAGAAGTAACATCCAGGGAGGTGTTGTGGTCCCCGAGTCTTCTTCTGAGAAGACGCAGCTGACCAGAGAAGGGAGACAGCGTCACTGTCCCTCATCTGTGACTTTGAAACTAAACAAGACACCTGTCTCCAAAACACAGAGCCATGGACTCTCTCTGGGGCTCTCAGGCCACTGAGCCTCTAGACTAGGACCTCGGGTTGGGGTTGTGCCAGGACGATGGCTTCCCTGCACCCTCTGATCTGGCCCAGGACGTCTTCCAAGTGCAGCCTGGACGGCAGAGGGTCCTGTGGGAAGACCACGGCTCCTGGCAAAGGCACTTTGCTctgctcctggggctgggggaccTGGGGCCTCCACagcccatgtccccagcccctggcatttAGGGGACGGTTCCtctcccagcagctctgggggaCCCCAGTCCCAGGGTGGAGGCTTGCGTGCTCAGAGCTGCCTGCCTTCTGGGACCCTCTGCCGCCCCAGCCCTTGTCCGTCCCATCTTGTTGCTCCTGGTGGCCTTGGGGTGCCCGTTTCTGTCCCCCTGGGCCTTTTCAAGACGGTATTTATTTCAGCCagcatttctctgatttaaggggGTAGCACAGACCCCTCCCTGGCTGAGAGGCTCCAGCCTGGGGGTCCTCACCTCTCAGTGCCGGCTGCTCCTGCCAGCCCACGAGGGACAGGCCAGCAGACTTCATCCCCAGGCCGagccctgtcccccccccccgtAGGGCctgttgataaaaataaaagctgatttCCAGACTCACGGGCCGTCTTCAGCCTCCTGTAGGGAGTGGGAGCCTGGGGGACGCACAGCAGGTGAAGCTCTTCACACCCAGGGCCCGGCAGCTGGTCACTCAGAGCACAGTGGCCAGGTGGTGGCCAGGGACCCTGGGCCTGGCCTTCCAGAGTGGGTGTGTGGGGGAAGGTCTTAGGGTCTAATGCGTGCCCTAGGATCCTCACAGATGGACGTGCGGTTGGAAGAAATGATAAAGCTGTGAGGGTGACCCCAGCTCCCCGGTGGGGACGTCCTGGAGCACTTCAGGGCATGGCCTTAGGTGTGCACCTGAGGCCAGTGGCCCAAAGCCGGGCTGGTCAGACAGACCCAGTGGGGCGCCCAGCGGTGGACTGGCCTGCTCAGGTGGGGCTCCCTCTGCAGCCCCTGCCCTGTCCGGCTGCCTCCTAGCGTGGGGGGGAGCGGAGGTGTGTGTGTCCGGGGCCTGTCCCTGACAGGCACCCGTGTGGCCCCTGGTCCTCCTGACAGCTCAGAGCAGGCTGTGGCTGGCAGCCCTGGCCCCGGCCGCCAAGCACACGTCCACCCTGCCCTCATCCCACTGTGTCCTGCTGAGGTCAGCATCAGGGGATTGGGAAGTCAGTCCACTGGGCGGGAGGTCTTCGGGAGCCTCGGTGACGGCGGGAGGCTGACCTTGCTGGTGGTGGACTTGGGGAGCAAGGGTGCACCCCACTCTGATGGTTCAGGGAGTATCCTCGTCCCCACCTCACAGGTGACCACCTCACCTGGTGACGGCAGTGTCGCGCCACAGAGCTGAGCCTGGAAGGTGGCTGGGCCGGGAGTCTGCACTTAGCCTCACCCTGTGTCCCCGGGCCGCTGTAGAAAGGCACCAAGTGGCTTAAAAACAACAGATTCACTGTCTCCGTTCTGGAGGCCGGAACCCAAGCGCAGGGTGTCCGCGAGGCTGGCCCCTCCGGAGGTGTGTGGGCGGCCTGCCCCAGGCCCTCTCCTGCTTCGACGGCCATGTCACTCCAGCCTGCCTCCTTGGTCACAGGGCTTCTCCctgggtctctgtgtcctctccccTTTATGGAAGGACACCAGCCACTGGCGGAGGGCCCAGCTTCCCTCCAACGTGGCCTCATCATAACTAAGGACAGTTACACTGACTTTATTTCCAAGTGAGGTCATGCTCCGAGGTTCTGGGAAGGACGTGGGTTTGGGGGGACACCCTGCTCTTCCCAAGGTGGCCCCTTCCCCCTTGGCCACCCTCCTGAGGGTGTCACGGGAGTGAAGAGGAGCGGGTGCCCGACCCAGGGCTGCCCACCTCCCCGGAGGCCTTGGAGGCCGTGGTGGCTCCCGGCAGCTGGCAGCAGAGCCCCTCCCGCACCTTGTCCCTGAACTCCAGGGACACGTAGTAGTAGATGAAGGGGTCCACGCAGCTGTTGAGCGTGCTGAGGGCCAGGCTGGGCACGTAGGCGGCGTAGAGGTCACCCCAGGCGTCCGGGCCGGGGTTGGAGTAGTGCAGCAGGAGCAGCACGTTGCTGGGCACGAAGAAGGCCACGGCCGAGGCCAGCACCAGGGCGGTCAGCCGCAGCGCGTGGCCGTAGCGCTGGCCGCCGGCCGCCAGCGTGCGCAAGGTGGCCCCGCAGCACAGCAGCATGACCAGCAGCGGCAGGAAGCAGCCCAGCAGGGCCAGGCAGGTGAAGGCCGGCCGCCAGTGGGAGGCCTGGGCGCCCAGGGGCAGCACGTCGTGGCAGAGCACCCGGTCGGAGCCCGCCAGCCGGAAGGTCTGCTGCTGCAGGGTCAGGGGCAGTGCCAGGGCAGCCGCCATGAGCCAGGTGGCCGCGCAGAGCCCGGCGGTCAGGCGCTGGCCGCGCAGGCTGCGGGCCCGCAGGGGGTGCACCAGGGCCAGGTAGCGGTCCACGCTGATGGCGGCCAGCAGCAGCACAGAGCCGTACATGTGGCCGTAGAGGGCAGCCGTGGCCAGGCGGCAGGCGACTTCACCAAAGGGCCAGCGCTGGCCCTGCAGGCGGTAGGCCAGGTGCGGCGGCAGCACCAGAGCCAGCAGCAGGTCGGCAGTGGCCAGGTTCATGAGCAGCACCGTGGAGGGCAGCCGCGGCACCCGCGTGGCCAGCACCCAGAGCGCCAGGCCGTTGGCGGGCAGCCCCACCATCAGGACCAGCCCGTAGAGCGCGGGCACCAGCCTGGTGGGCACCCAGCCCAGCAGCAGCTCCCGGGAGCTCTCTGGGAGCTCCAGCGCGTCGCTGTCGTTGGCGCAGGGCTGGCCCGGGAAGCTGCGCAGGTGAGGCTGGTCCGGCTCCGCCTCCCCGGGCCTGGGCAAGGGCCCCAGCGTACCCTCTGGGGGAGAGAGGCCGCGCCGTCAGCCGGGGctcccacctcccccactccagggagggagggggtgcgGGTGCCCGAGGGGTCCCTCAGCCCGGACCCCCACTGGCCCCTGTGGCTGTGGGTGCCGGAACGtcgcagccccagcccccaggatcCCCTGGGAGGGCAGGATAAAGCTGGACAATTCTGAACAGCGCCCAGCCTGGCGGGGCCAAGGCCAGCGTAGAGGGTGGCCTTGGGCCAATAGTGCCCCCACGCTCCCCACCTCCCCCTCGGCCCTGGGGACCCAGCTCCATCTCTGCGGACGACCACTCCTCACCCCGGGGGCCAGGTGGCTCACCGTCGCCTCCTTCTGTGCTCCAGCCCTCGTCGTAGATGCCGTAGATGCCGGGGGTCTGGCTGTCGCCCACCAGGCCGAGCCCCAGCACCAGGGGCCACAGCAGCAGCCCCCGCATGCTCCCGCAGGCTCGGCTCCGGCTCCGACTGCCGCCTGCCTCCTGGCTTCCTGCCTCGCACCCACCCCCACTGCTTCCGGAGCGGGGAGCTGGCCGCCCTGGAGCCCACGGCCCAGCTGTTCCCGGGAGCCTGTGGGAGGCGTGGGAGTCCTCAGGGCCGGGCTGGGGCACTCACGGGTGCTGTGCGAGCGAGATGGAGGGGGACCCCGGCCGCAGCCCCCACCCAAGCTGTCCAGCCCAGGAAGCATCTGCGGACCGAGTGGCTACATCCTGCTGGCCAGTCACGTCCACAGCTCCTGTTGGATGGCAGTCTGGCCTGCCATGTCCCTGCCCCATCAGGGCACTCAGTCCTTCCTGAGGCCACCCCCTATTTCCTGTCTGTGGTGGGAGGACAAGAGCCCAGCCTCCCTGCTGGGTCAGAGGTCAAAAGCAGGTGAGCAACCCCCTCCCCAGAGCACCCCAAGTCCTCTTGGGGACTGCCCCAGCTTGTCACTGCCTCGTCCTCTGCAGGAGCAAGGTGAGGAGCCGCAGGGGGAGCCCCCTTGTGAGGGTGAGGTCTGCTGAAAGTGACTGAGGGACCCCAACGAGGCCACCTCTGCCATGGGGGCCCTGGTCAGGGCTCCTCGGCGGCCCTGGGCCTGGTTCTCAGAGCCCCTCTGCTgcttcctgcccctccctccGCCTGGGACGGAGAGGGACTGAGTCACCCTTCCagggtcccctcccctcccttcccgccCCCATATCCCTGCTTCTGGCGCTCTGTGGGGACACTATGCAGTACCCGATGGGCACCCTCTGTGCACATGGAAAGCAGGCTCGGGGTGGGTGACGGCACTCAGCGGTGTCCCTGCCACACAGACACCTCCACCTGTCCTGCATGGGGGAGCCCCACACTGGGGTCAGGGCTGGCCGCTGTGGTGGGGTGCAGGTCTGGCAGCAGGAGGGGCAGCCAGGGCCGGCTGGGGTCCGGGAGGACAAAGTCAACTGGAGAGGGGGAGGGGTCCGTTCGGCCACTTCCTGCGTCACCAGAGTCCTCATCTAGCCACACATGCAACGATGAAGGGATCAGCCAGGAAGTGACTGTGCAGAGTCCTGGACAGAGCCAGCCTCCAGGCCTGAGAGGGGA
This genomic interval from Marmota flaviventris isolate mMarFla1 chromosome 1, mMarFla1.hap1, whole genome shotgun sequence contains the following:
- the F2rl3 gene encoding proteinase-activated receptor 4 isoform X1; the protein is MRGLLLWPLVLGLGLVGDSQTPGIYGIYDEGWSTEGGDGEPPGPREGTLGPLPRPGEAEPDQPHLRSFPGQPCANDSDALELPESSRELLLGWVPTRLVPALYGLVLMVGLPANGLALWVLATRVPRLPSTVLLMNLATADLLLALVLPPHLAYRLQGQRWPFGEVACRLATAALYGHMYGSVLLLAAISVDRYLALVHPLRARSLRGQRLTAGLCAATWLMAAALALPLTLQQQTFRLAGSDRVLCHDVLPLGAQASHWRPAFTCLALLGCFLPLLVMLLCCGATLRTLAAGGQRYGHALRLTALVLASAVAFFVPSNVLLLLHYSNPGPDAWGDLYAAYVPSLALSTLNSCVDPFIYYYVSLEFRDKVREGLCCQLPGATTASKASGEVGSPGSGTRSSSLP
- the F2rl3 gene encoding proteinase-activated receptor 4 isoform X2, coding for MRGLLLWPLVLGLGLVGDSQTPGIYGIYDEGWSTEGGDEGTLGPLPRPGEAEPDQPHLRSFPGQPCANDSDALELPESSRELLLGWVPTRLVPALYGLVLMVGLPANGLALWVLATRVPRLPSTVLLMNLATADLLLALVLPPHLAYRLQGQRWPFGEVACRLATAALYGHMYGSVLLLAAISVDRYLALVHPLRARSLRGQRLTAGLCAATWLMAAALALPLTLQQQTFRLAGSDRVLCHDVLPLGAQASHWRPAFTCLALLGCFLPLLVMLLCCGATLRTLAAGGQRYGHALRLTALVLASAVAFFVPSNVLLLLHYSNPGPDAWGDLYAAYVPSLALSTLNSCVDPFIYYYVSLEFRDKVREGLCCQLPGATTASKASGEVGSPGSGTRSSSLP